In a single window of the Rhizobium tropici CIAT 899 genome:
- the dinB gene encoding DNA polymerase IV: MNDANANLVRKIIHVDMDAFYASVEQRDNPELRGKPLAVGGSAARGVVAAASYEARAFGVHSAMPSVTAKRKCPNLIFVPPRFDVYRAVSQQIREIFAEYTSMIEPLSLDEAYLDVTQNHKGMEIATEIALEIRTRIKQVTGLNASAGISYNKFLAKMASDLNKPNGQAVITPKNGPAFVETLPVKKFHGVGPATAERMHKYGIETGLDLKSKSLAFLQEHFGKAGPYFYGIARGIDERQVKPDRIRKSIGAEDTFVEDIDDLELATAELRPLAQKVWRYCETGGFSAKTVTVKIKYSDFTQATRSRTSSLPVADAGAVLETAAALLATVHPFARPIRLLGITLSSLTNEEADDGRSQPQLDLGI, translated from the coding sequence GTCGATATGGATGCATTTTATGCGTCGGTCGAGCAGCGAGACAATCCGGAGCTGCGCGGCAAGCCGCTTGCGGTCGGCGGGTCAGCGGCACGCGGCGTCGTCGCGGCCGCAAGCTACGAAGCCCGCGCCTTCGGCGTTCACTCGGCGATGCCTTCGGTCACGGCAAAACGCAAATGCCCAAATCTGATTTTCGTGCCGCCGCGCTTCGATGTCTACAGGGCAGTGTCGCAGCAGATCCGCGAGATCTTTGCCGAATATACTTCGATGATCGAGCCGCTGTCGCTCGACGAAGCCTATCTCGACGTCACCCAGAACCACAAGGGCATGGAAATCGCCACCGAGATCGCGCTGGAGATTCGGACTAGGATCAAGCAGGTCACCGGGCTCAACGCCTCGGCCGGTATTTCCTACAACAAGTTTCTTGCCAAGATGGCAAGCGACCTCAACAAGCCGAACGGCCAGGCCGTCATTACGCCGAAGAATGGGCCGGCCTTCGTCGAAACGCTTCCCGTCAAGAAATTCCATGGCGTCGGGCCGGCGACGGCCGAGCGCATGCATAAATACGGGATCGAAACCGGGCTGGATCTGAAGTCGAAATCCCTCGCTTTCCTCCAGGAACATTTCGGAAAGGCAGGCCCCTATTTCTACGGAATTGCCCGCGGCATCGACGAACGCCAGGTGAAGCCCGACCGGATCCGCAAATCCATAGGCGCAGAGGATACGTTCGTCGAGGATATCGACGATCTCGAGTTGGCGACGGCGGAGCTGCGCCCACTTGCGCAGAAGGTTTGGCGCTACTGCGAAACAGGTGGTTTCAGCGCCAAGACGGTGACTGTGAAGATCAAATATTCGGACTTCACCCAGGCGACACGCAGTCGGACAAGCTCCTTGCCGGTCGCGGACGCCGGCGCTGTTCTTGAGACAGCGGCGGCGCTTCTGGCAACCGTCCACCCGTTTGCGCGGCCGATCCGGCTGCTCGGCATCACGCTTTCGTCTTTGACGAACGAAGAGGCCGACGATGGGAGATCACAGCCTCAGCTCGATCTTGGCATCTGA